The following proteins are co-located in the Bacteroidales bacterium genome:
- a CDS encoding helix-turn-helix domain-containing protein produces MKLYIKYMVSIRCKMVVKSELDKLGLHYGVVDLGEVQIRESITAEQRARLKTALLKSGLELMDDKKAILIEKIINVIIEMIHYADELPKTNFSDYLSEKLNYDYTYLANLFSETKGITIEHFIILHKIERVKELIIYDELNFSEIAWKLHYSSVAHLSHQFKKITGLTPSFFKSLKRKKRLTLDNV; encoded by the coding sequence ATGAAACTCTACATCAAATACATGGTAAGCATTCGCTGCAAAATGGTGGTGAAGTCAGAGCTGGATAAACTCGGGCTGCATTACGGAGTAGTGGATCTGGGTGAAGTGCAGATCAGGGAAAGTATTACTGCTGAACAACGCGCCCGGTTGAAAACCGCTTTATTGAAATCAGGGCTTGAACTGATGGATGACAAGAAAGCCATACTGATTGAAAAAATAATAAATGTTATTATCGAAATGATCCATTATGCAGATGAATTGCCCAAAACAAATTTTTCCGATTACCTGAGTGAAAAATTGAATTATGACTATACTTATCTTGCAAATCTTTTTTCAGAAACAAAAGGGATCACTATTGAACATTTCATCATTCTTCATAAAATTGAACGGGTAAAAGAGCTCATCATTTATGACGAACTCAACTTTTCTGAAATTGCCTGGAAACTTCATTACAGCAGTGTAGCCCATCTTTCCCATCAATTTAAAAAGATAACAGGTTTAACGCCTTCCTTTTTTAAATCGCTCAAACGCAAAAAACGCCTCACACTTGATAATGTGTGA
- a CDS encoding lmo0937 family membrane protein, which translates to MGNLLYIIAVILIIGWALGFFYFSAGGIIHVLLVIAIIALLFQVIRGRRIF; encoded by the coding sequence ATGGGAAATCTACTTTATATCATTGCAGTGATCCTGATTATCGGATGGGCTTTGGGATTTTTTTACTTCAGTGCCGGTGGAATCATACACGTTCTTCTTGTTATTGCAATTATTGCATTATTATTTCAGGTTATACGGGGGCGGAGAATCTTTTAA
- a CDS encoding nucleotidyltransferase domain-containing protein — protein sequence MENLIRKNIHQISELCERYGVRKLYAFGSVVSGKFSEENSDIDLLVELLPMSPMDKGEALLELWDQLEKLFNRKVDLVSDQPVKNPYFFSSLEETKKLIYDREKQEISI from the coding sequence ATGGAAAACCTGATCCGGAAAAATATTCATCAAATCTCTGAATTATGCGAACGCTATGGGGTTCGGAAGCTTTATGCTTTTGGCTCCGTGGTTTCCGGAAAGTTTTCTGAAGAAAACAGCGATATTGACCTTCTCGTTGAACTTCTTCCGATGTCACCGATGGACAAGGGAGAAGCCCTTCTTGAATTGTGGGACCAATTGGAAAAACTTTTCAACCGGAAAGTCGACCTGGTTTCGGATCAGCCGGTTAAGAATCCTTACTTTTTTTCCAGCCTTGAAGAAACGAAAAAATTGATTTATGACAGGGAGAAGCAGGAAATATCTATCTGA
- a CDS encoding type II toxin-antitoxin system RelE/ParE family toxin, with translation MNTAFKASFLKAIEKIRDMQLKSEVAQIIEKIEAADDLRSIANLKKMKGRRKHYRIKVGDYRIGLKIIDNVVFFVDLAHRKDIYKHFP, from the coding sequence ATGAATACAGCATTTAAGGCTTCGTTTCTCAAGGCGATCGAAAAGATCAGAGATATGCAATTAAAATCTGAGGTTGCCCAAATAATTGAAAAGATTGAGGCAGCTGACGATTTGAGAAGCATAGCCAACTTAAAAAAAATGAAAGGACGCAGGAAACACTATCGGATTAAAGTTGGAGACTACCGGATAGGACTTAAAATCATTGATAATGTTGTTTTTTTCGTTGATCTTGCCCATAGGAAAGATATTTATAAACATTTTCCCTAA
- a CDS encoding DUF3427 domain-containing protein: protein MTQQGLYEQLINKLISSKLNDLDRNTFYIKESAIDKNEASRVLSQYLVEVIRFALNLISGEDSIEKQIELSNKIIFLLRTELKDEVFDEDLIATEAKILSAIFSKIDAGFSDFEKHLKEITPYTRLSQSELFTGNNAGISLESEIKKEILSSDKINFLVSFIKWTGIRIFEKELFEFTEKGGQLKVITTSYMGATDLKAVMYLSGLNNTEIKISYNTDNERLHAKAYLFFRNTGFHTGYIGSSNISRSALTSGLEWNLKVTTKEVGHIIDKFQKTFDTYWQDKEFELFDKAHHTEKLKTALKKERSHERNNPAAYFDIKPFPFQEEILEKLETERIVHNRYRNLIVAATGTGKTVISAFDFKNFKKQNSSAKLLYVAHRKEILQQALATFQGILRDNNFGELWVDGSEPEKFDCVFASVQTLNNRIDSLTLSDSFYDFIIVDEVHHIAASSYRPIINRFKPKILLGLTATPERMDGEDILKDFSDTIAAEIRLPEALNRKLLCPFQYFGITDSIDLSNASWQNGRYLPSELTRIYTRNDRRVGEIIFNLNKYLKDKDDVRALCFCVTQEHAQYMAEKFTFAGLKADYLVSSRNELREELRRKLLNKDINYLFVVDIFNEGIDIPEMDTVLFLRPTESLTIFLQQLGRGLRLADGKECLTVLDFVGNSRPEYDFEGKFRALVGKTNTSTQKEIEDDFPHLPLGCAIILEKKAKDFILQNIRNATLLNRNQLLNKIRNYKYQTTLPLTLKNFSNFCHIPLQLIYKKGNWKRLCVMAEQIEDYPSTNENEIYRAISKKWLSCNSNSYFQFILSLAKQGFDVDFKKFNEEEKAMCLMLHYDVWQTAGGFDTLEDSIKAIGRNKILTDEIIEMIEILIDKVDFLEKEISLPYIQPLKLHSRYTRDQTLAAFGLNTFKKESSNREGVAMIQNLNTELLFVDLIKSEKDFSPSTLYQDFAISERLFHWQTQNSARPDVGKGLTYINQKELNKTILLFVRERNEDEYKNTMSYVFLGDVRFIEHTGSKPMNITWELKEPMPPYLWKDSAKMAVG from the coding sequence ATGACACAGCAAGGGCTCTATGAACAACTCATTAACAAATTGATTTCCTCCAAACTGAATGATTTGGACAGAAATACATTTTACATTAAGGAAAGTGCAATTGATAAAAATGAAGCGTCAAGAGTTCTATCACAATATTTGGTTGAGGTAATCCGATTTGCTTTGAATCTAATTTCTGGAGAAGATAGCATTGAAAAACAAATTGAACTTTCAAACAAAATTATTTTTCTTTTAAGAACTGAGTTAAAGGATGAAGTGTTTGATGAAGATTTGATTGCAACTGAGGCAAAGATTCTTTCTGCAATCTTTTCAAAGATTGATGCAGGATTTTCTGATTTTGAAAAACATCTCAAAGAAATTACACCTTATACTAGATTATCTCAAAGCGAATTATTTACTGGCAATAATGCAGGCATTTCGCTTGAAAGTGAAATCAAAAAAGAAATTCTTTCTTCGGATAAGATCAATTTCCTTGTTTCATTTATCAAGTGGACAGGAATAAGAATTTTTGAGAAAGAATTATTTGAATTTACTGAAAAAGGTGGGCAATTAAAAGTGATTACGACTTCTTACATGGGTGCTACTGATTTGAAAGCAGTAATGTATTTATCGGGTTTGAATAACACAGAAATTAAAATTTCATACAATACAGATAATGAGAGATTACATGCTAAGGCGTATTTGTTTTTCAGAAACACTGGATTTCACACCGGCTATATTGGTTCATCTAACATTTCCCGTTCTGCATTGACAAGTGGTTTAGAATGGAATCTTAAAGTAACAACAAAAGAAGTTGGGCACATCATTGATAAATTTCAGAAAACTTTTGATACTTATTGGCAAGACAAAGAATTTGAATTATTTGATAAAGCACATCACACTGAAAAATTAAAAACAGCTCTCAAAAAGGAGAGATCTCATGAAAGAAATAACCCTGCTGCCTATTTTGATATTAAACCTTTTCCATTCCAGGAAGAAATTTTGGAAAAGTTAGAGACGGAAAGAATAGTGCACAACCGTTACAGAAATTTAATTGTTGCTGCAACCGGAACTGGTAAAACCGTTATTTCAGCATTTGATTTCAAAAACTTTAAAAAGCAAAACTCATCTGCAAAACTTCTGTATGTGGCTCACCGCAAAGAGATACTACAACAAGCACTAGCAACATTTCAAGGTATTTTGAGAGATAATAATTTTGGTGAGTTATGGGTTGATGGAAGTGAACCGGAAAAATTTGATTGCGTTTTTGCTTCTGTTCAAACACTGAATAACAGAATTGACTCACTAACTCTTTCAGATTCATTTTATGATTTCATCATTGTAGATGAAGTTCATCATATCGCTGCTTCAAGTTACCGTCCAATAATAAATCGTTTCAAGCCGAAAATTCTTTTAGGCTTAACTGCTACACCTGAGAGAATGGATGGTGAAGATATTCTCAAAGATTTCTCAGATACCATTGCTGCTGAAATCAGGCTACCAGAAGCGCTAAACAGAAAATTGCTATGTCCTTTTCAATATTTCGGAATTACGGATAGTATTGATTTGTCAAATGCTTCATGGCAAAACGGAAGATACTTACCAAGTGAATTAACCAGAATCTATACTCGAAATGATAGAAGGGTAGGTGAAATAATATTTAATCTCAACAAATACCTAAAAGATAAAGATGATGTAAGAGCACTTTGTTTCTGTGTAACACAGGAACATGCTCAATATATGGCTGAAAAGTTCACGTTTGCCGGATTAAAAGCAGATTACTTGGTTAGTTCAAGAAATGAGTTGAGAGAAGAACTTCGACGAAAGTTATTGAATAAGGACATTAATTATCTTTTTGTCGTAGACATTTTTAATGAAGGGATTGATATACCTGAAATGGATACAGTTTTATTCCTTCGGCCCACAGAAAGTTTAACAATTTTTCTTCAACAGCTTGGAAGAGGCTTAAGACTAGCTGATGGAAAAGAATGCTTGACTGTATTAGATTTTGTTGGAAACTCAAGACCGGAATATGATTTTGAAGGTAAATTTAGGGCATTGGTTGGAAAAACAAATACTTCAACTCAAAAGGAAATTGAAGATGATTTTCCTCATTTACCTTTAGGATGCGCAATTATTTTAGAGAAAAAAGCAAAAGATTTTATTTTGCAAAACATTCGGAATGCAACCTTGCTAAACAGAAATCAACTGCTAAATAAAATTCGTAATTACAAATACCAAACTACTTTACCTCTTACGCTTAAAAACTTTTCAAACTTTTGCCATATTCCTTTACAACTGATTTATAAAAAGGGCAATTGGAAAAGATTGTGTGTGATGGCTGAACAAATTGAAGATTATCCTTCAACTAATGAGAATGAAATTTACCGAGCAATCAGTAAAAAGTGGCTTTCGTGCAATTCAAATTCCTACTTCCAATTTATTTTGTCGTTAGCTAAGCAGGGTTTTGATGTCGATTTTAAAAAATTCAATGAAGAAGAAAAAGCCATGTGCTTAATGCTACATTATGATGTTTGGCAGACTGCTGGTGGGTTTGACACACTTGAAGATAGTATTAAAGCAATCGGTAGAAATAAAATTCTAACGGATGAGATCATTGAAATGATTGAAATCCTCATAGATAAAGTTGACTTCTTAGAAAAAGAAATCTCACTTCCTTATATTCAACCTCTTAAACTTCATAGCCGTTATACAAGAGACCAAACCCTTGCTGCATTTGGACTCAATACTTTTAAAAAGGAATCTTCAAATAGGGAAGGAGTTGCAATGATTCAAAATTTAAATACGGAGTTGCTATTTGTCGATTTAATTAAATCAGAAAAAGATTTTTCTCCTTCTACACTATATCAGGATTTTGCAATTAGTGAGCGGCTTTTTCATTGGCAAACTCAGAACTCGGCAAGACCTGATGTTGGGAAAGGATTGACCTATATAAATCAAAAAGAATTAAATAAGACAATTTTGTTGTTTGTGAGGGAAAGGAATGAGGATGAATATAAGAATACAATGTCATACGTTTTTCTTGGAGATGTGAGATTTATTGAACACACAGGTTCAAAACCTATGAACATTACTTGGGAACTCAAAGAGCCAATGCCACCATATTTATGGAAGGATTCAGCTAAGATGGCTGTTGGATAA
- a CDS encoding (deoxy)nucleoside triphosphate pyrophosphohydrolase: protein MIEVTCAIILRDNKILVTQRSETMDLPLKWEFPGGKIEVNETAENCLRREIKEELNIEIELLEKLETKCFNYETFSINLIPFVSKYLAGEIVLAEHKDFKWFAKEELKFLDWASADIPVLEEFLKLNYDTARAL from the coding sequence ATGATTGAAGTTACTTGTGCAATTATTCTTAGAGATAATAAAATCTTGGTAACTCAAAGAAGTGAGACGATGGATCTGCCATTGAAGTGGGAATTTCCAGGCGGAAAGATTGAAGTGAATGAAACCGCAGAAAATTGCCTACGAAGAGAAATAAAAGAAGAACTGAATATAGAAATAGAACTTTTGGAGAAATTAGAAACTAAATGTTTTAATTATGAAACTTTCTCTATCAACCTTATTCCTTTTGTTTCTAAATACTTGGCAGGTGAAATTGTTTTGGCTGAACATAAAGATTTCAAATGGTTTGCAAAAGAAGAATTAAAATTTTTGGATTGGGCTTCTGCTGATATTCCTGTTTTAGAAGAATTTTTAAAATTAAATTATGACACAGCAAGGGCTCTATGA
- a CDS encoding aminotransferase class I/II-fold pyridoxal phosphate-dependent enzyme, whose product MPTGKQYYIDAARRAMAWHQENTDQMRKCRFDTIAVHGIYSMQEALDFNQGSIIEPMYMSTSQAYRDSDEMEAALAYEIPTWCYSRIANPSIYYLEGVLALLDGYGASEETSCVATSSGMAAIASAAEPLLAVDPKNPGRPINFVATCQLYGGTFQQFAIRKHRERNIEWRKVINSSDINEWAGLIDENTRFLYGEMPSNPGQAFFDLKKVVELAHSHNIPLIIDSTVATPALMRPIQWGADIVVQSVSKTLATSGFGIGGAVIAKKHITTNIDNDALKADYCMYLKVLPNRDNGPNISPMNAILALNDIRTLRMRVDQCSRSTMTVANYLAGHKHVEQVDYLGLETHPLHELASRYMWLADAEKDELYGKPVNRYGHLMSFRIKGGAQATRDVFDGFRRIWRATDLGRIKSVATIPAISTHSQQGEEGRRIADIPPNLIRLCVGAEHPDDIITDLDLALSVLDGKKISVSSPEYSAGGASSARLGGE is encoded by the coding sequence ATGCCTACCGGTAAACAATACTACATAGATGCAGCCCGCCGCGCCATGGCCTGGCACCAGGAAAATACCGACCAGATGCGCAAATGCCGCTTCGACACCATTGCAGTCCACGGCATTTACTCCATGCAGGAGGCGCTCGATTTCAACCAGGGCTCCATCATTGAGCCAATGTATATGTCGACCTCCCAGGCCTACCGCGATTCCGACGAGATGGAAGCCGCGCTTGCCTATGAGATACCGACCTGGTGCTATTCCCGCATCGCCAACCCCAGTATATATTACCTGGAGGGTGTCCTGGCCCTGCTCGATGGTTATGGCGCAAGCGAGGAGACTTCCTGCGTGGCCACTTCTTCCGGAATGGCTGCAATCGCCTCTGCGGCTGAACCTCTGCTCGCGGTAGATCCGAAGAACCCCGGCCGGCCGATTAATTTTGTGGCCACATGCCAGCTCTACGGGGGTACCTTCCAACAATTTGCTATAAGAAAACACCGCGAGCGAAACATCGAATGGCGCAAGGTGATCAACTCCAGCGACATTAATGAATGGGCCGGGCTGATCGATGAGAACACCCGTTTTCTATACGGCGAGATGCCTTCCAACCCGGGCCAGGCATTCTTTGACCTTAAAAAGGTGGTTGAACTCGCCCACTCCCATAATATCCCGCTGATTATTGACTCTACGGTGGCAACGCCTGCCCTGATGCGCCCGATCCAGTGGGGAGCGGATATTGTAGTTCAATCAGTTTCCAAGACATTGGCCACGAGCGGATTTGGAATAGGAGGGGCTGTCATCGCGAAAAAGCATATCACCACGAACATTGACAACGATGCCCTGAAGGCCGACTATTGCATGTATCTCAAAGTTTTACCCAACCGCGACAACGGGCCGAATATTTCTCCCATGAATGCCATCCTGGCGCTGAACGACATCCGTACCCTGCGGATGCGTGTCGACCAGTGCAGCCGCAGCACGATGACCGTGGCAAATTACCTTGCAGGCCACAAGCATGTTGAACAGGTTGATTACCTGGGGTTGGAAACCCATCCGTTGCACGAGTTGGCAAGCAGGTATATGTGGCTGGCAGACGCCGAAAAGGACGAGCTTTACGGCAAGCCCGTGAACCGTTACGGCCACCTGATGTCGTTCCGCATCAAAGGCGGTGCGCAGGCCACCCGCGATGTTTTCGACGGCTTCCGGCGCATCTGGCGCGCCACCGACCTGGGCAGGATCAAATCCGTGGCCACCATCCCGGCTATTTCCACCCATTCACAGCAGGGCGAAGAAGGACGCAGGATTGCCGACATCCCGCCCAACCTGATCCGCCTGTGTGTGGGCGCCGAACATCCCGACGACATCATCACCGACCTCGACCTGGCGCTATCTGTTTTGGATGGTAAGAAAATCAGCGTAAGCTCACCGGAGTATTCGGCAGGAGGGGCGAGTAGTGCGAGGTTGGGGGGAGAGTGA
- the lpdA gene encoding dihydrolipoyl dehydrogenase has translation MNYDLIVIGSGPGGYVAAIRASQLGMKTAVVEKESLGGVCLNWGCIPTKALLKSAQVFRYASHAIDYGVKIEGAITPDFEGMIKRSRDVANSMSNGVQFLFKKNKIDFLKGTGKIKPGKKVVVTDESGKTTEYTANHIILATGTRSRELPNLKQDGKKIIGYRQAMNLPKQPKSMVVVGSGAIGSEFAYFYNSIGTEVTLIELLPNIVPLEDEEVSKQLERSFKKAGIKVMTDATVESVDVSGKGCKVIVKHGGMEAGKHGKGNEVIECEVVLSAVGVKSNIEGLGLEEVGIVVEKDKIKVDEYYRTNVEGYYAIGDIVPGQALAHVASHEGITCVEKIAGMDVEPVDYNNIPGCTYTSPEIASVGFTEKQAREAGYEIKTGKFPFTASGKASASGNKEGFIKVIFDAKYGEWLGAHFIGENVTELIAEVVVARKLETTGHEIIKSIHPHPTMSEAVMEAVAAAYGEVIHI, from the coding sequence ATGAATTACGATCTTATCGTTATAGGCAGCGGACCGGGGGGCTATGTGGCTGCGATCCGCGCTTCGCAACTGGGTATGAAAACGGCCGTCGTGGAGAAAGAATCACTGGGCGGGGTTTGCCTCAACTGGGGATGCATTCCCACTAAAGCATTGTTAAAAAGTGCGCAGGTATTCAGGTATGCAAGCCATGCCATCGATTATGGTGTTAAAATAGAAGGCGCCATTACGCCTGATTTTGAAGGGATGATCAAGCGCAGCCGCGATGTGGCCAACAGTATGAGCAACGGGGTGCAGTTCCTCTTCAAGAAAAATAAAATTGATTTCCTGAAAGGCACAGGAAAGATAAAACCCGGCAAAAAGGTTGTGGTAACCGATGAATCCGGCAAAACCACCGAATACACGGCCAATCATATCATCCTGGCCACGGGGACCCGTTCCCGTGAGCTTCCGAATCTAAAGCAGGACGGCAAAAAGATCATCGGCTACCGCCAGGCGATGAACCTGCCCAAACAGCCGAAATCCATGGTGGTGGTGGGCTCCGGTGCTATTGGCAGTGAGTTTGCATATTTTTATAATTCAATAGGAACCGAAGTCACGCTCATCGAGCTTTTACCGAATATTGTCCCTCTCGAGGATGAGGAAGTGTCAAAGCAGCTGGAGCGGAGCTTTAAAAAAGCAGGGATCAAGGTGATGACGGATGCGACGGTAGAATCGGTTGATGTGAGCGGGAAAGGGTGTAAGGTGATTGTGAAGCATGGAGGCATGGAGGCGGGGAAGCACGGAAAAGGGAATGAGGTGATTGAGTGTGAAGTGGTATTGTCGGCTGTTGGCGTAAAATCGAATATTGAAGGTTTAGGCTTGGAAGAAGTGGGCATTGTTGTAGAAAAAGACAAGATCAAGGTTGATGAATATTACCGGACGAACGTGGAAGGCTATTACGCCATCGGCGATATCGTCCCGGGCCAGGCGCTGGCTCATGTCGCTTCGCACGAAGGGATCACCTGCGTGGAGAAGATCGCAGGAATGGACGTCGAACCGGTCGATTACAATAATATCCCGGGATGCACCTACACCAGTCCTGAAATAGCATCGGTAGGATTTACGGAAAAGCAGGCCAGGGAAGCGGGATACGAGATAAAAACCGGCAAGTTCCCCTTCACGGCATCTGGCAAGGCAAGTGCTTCAGGCAATAAGGAAGGATTTATCAAGGTGATCTTTGATGCGAAATACGGAGAATGGCTTGGTGCACACTTCATTGGCGAGAATGTCACGGAATTGATAGCCGAAGTGGTTGTGGCGCGCAAACTCGAAACCACAGGCCACGAAATTATAAAGTCTATACACCCGCACCCGACGATGTCAGAAGCTGTAATGGAAGCAGTGGCGGCGGCTTATGGGGAAGTAATTCATATTTAG
- the rfbC gene encoding dTDP-4-dehydrorhamnose 3,5-epimerase — protein MNLIKTKIEDLVLIQPDVFPDARGYFYESFQKEKFRNLGINVDFVQDNESMSQGNVLRGLHFQKPPFAQGKLVRVVRGSVLDVAVDLRKGSKTYGKWKSSVLSAANKLMMWIPEGFAHGFLTLEDDTIFQYKCTNFYNKESESGIIWNDPDLQIIWGNDNPLVSEKDLKGMRFKDLKSPF, from the coding sequence TTGAACTTAATCAAGACTAAAATAGAAGACCTCGTACTTATCCAGCCGGATGTCTTTCCGGATGCAAGGGGTTATTTTTATGAATCCTTTCAAAAGGAAAAGTTCCGGAACCTGGGGATTAATGTTGATTTTGTACAGGACAACGAGTCGATGTCCCAGGGGAATGTTTTGCGGGGCCTGCATTTCCAGAAGCCGCCTTTCGCGCAGGGAAAGCTGGTCCGGGTGGTGCGCGGGTCGGTGCTGGATGTGGCAGTGGATCTGAGGAAGGGCTCGAAGACTTACGGAAAATGGAAATCTTCTGTCCTAAGTGCAGCCAACAAGCTGATGATGTGGATACCGGAAGGGTTCGCCCACGGCTTCCTGACACTGGAAGACGATACCATCTTCCAATATAAATGCACGAATTTCTACAATAAGGAATCGGAATCCGGCATCATCTGGAACGATCCTGATTTGCAAATAATTTGGGGAAATGATAACCCGCTTGTCTCTGAAAAGGATTTGAAGGGTATGCGGTTTAAAGATCTTAAGAGCCCATTCTAG
- a CDS encoding lytic transglycosylase domain-containing protein, translating into MSRRLLAILVAAVAIFFIGILYLFLNKRESTKEKEPVTETMVFVEGMNYTMPVPIPDSATFAGEPVPMDIFYVREQFDRELTVNTYWHSSTILNIKRAARWFPVIVPILAKNGIPEDFKYLAIIESGLLNVVSPSGATGFWQFLEKTGKEYGLTINKEVDERYHVAKATEAACAYLNKSYIKFGNWTLVASSYNAGQGRIDETIDKQQVRSYYHMFLSDETSRFVFRILAIKSIYENPVKYGFKIAPGDLYGPLDVKTLKVKESIDDLPAFAREHKTTYRMLKELNPWLRSDKLTVRGEEFEIALPK; encoded by the coding sequence ATGTCACGACGTTTATTGGCAATCCTGGTAGCTGCTGTGGCCATTTTTTTCATTGGGATATTATATCTTTTCTTAAATAAAAGGGAAAGCACAAAAGAGAAAGAACCGGTAACAGAAACAATGGTTTTCGTGGAAGGGATGAACTATACCATGCCGGTACCCATCCCCGATTCCGCGACATTTGCCGGTGAACCTGTCCCGATGGACATTTTTTACGTGCGCGAACAATTCGACCGGGAGCTGACAGTTAATACCTATTGGCATTCATCCACTATTCTTAACATAAAAAGAGCGGCCCGCTGGTTTCCGGTGATTGTACCGATCCTGGCAAAGAACGGCATACCGGAAGATTTCAAATACCTGGCCATTATCGAAAGCGGCCTGTTGAACGTGGTTTCCCCTTCGGGTGCGACCGGGTTCTGGCAATTCCTTGAAAAAACCGGGAAAGAATACGGTCTGACCATTAATAAGGAAGTCGATGAGCGTTATCATGTCGCAAAAGCCACGGAAGCGGCCTGTGCTTACCTGAACAAATCATACATCAAATTCGGCAACTGGACCCTGGTGGCGTCTTCTTACAACGCCGGGCAGGGCCGCATTGACGAAACCATCGATAAACAGCAGGTCAGGAGCTATTACCACATGTTCCTGAGTGACGAGACTTCACGCTTTGTTTTCCGTATCCTGGCCATCAAGAGCATTTATGAAAACCCCGTCAAATACGGGTTTAAAATAGCTCCGGGTGATTTATACGGCCCGCTCGATGTTAAAACCCTAAAAGTCAAAGAATCCATTGACGATCTCCCGGCTTTTGCCCGCGAACATAAAACCACTTATCGCATGCTGAAAGAGCTGAACCCCTGGCTGAGGTCGGATAAACTGACTGTGCGGGGGGAGGAGTTTGAGATTGCATTGCCGAAATGA
- the mnmH gene encoding tRNA 2-selenouridine(34) synthase MnmH — MEDPILKLQPDKFLGRSQSVPVIDVRAPKEFRQGHIPGAINLPLFDDDERASVGITYTKTGSDAAILKGLEIAGRKLCDLVKQGWEHAKSGEVLVHCWRGGMRSEAVAWLLKFSGIKTSVLVGGYRAYRHYIRESLKQGPPIIVLGGMTGSGKTEILKHLSSIGEQVLDFEGLANHKGSAFGSLGQADQPTTEQFENDLASQWITFDPHKPVWIEDESRNIGKIIIPELIFIKMAVAPIVFVDVPFDSRVKRLSVEYGNFETIELSALIRKIGSRMGGDKANAAIHALEQGNLIGAVSAVLTYYDKAYLFGLSKRDKGKIHTINVDSEDIQSTAEKIAGMIPNLKFEI; from the coding sequence ATGGAAGATCCAATCCTTAAACTCCAGCCTGATAAATTTCTGGGACGGTCGCAATCGGTTCCGGTCATTGATGTTCGTGCTCCCAAAGAGTTCCGGCAGGGACATATACCCGGGGCAATCAACCTGCCTTTATTTGATGATGATGAAAGGGCTTCGGTGGGGATAACCTATACCAAAACCGGCAGTGACGCTGCAATATTGAAAGGCCTGGAAATTGCCGGACGCAAGCTGTGTGACTTGGTAAAGCAAGGCTGGGAACATGCAAAGTCAGGTGAGGTGTTGGTGCATTGCTGGCGTGGTGGGATGAGAAGTGAAGCTGTGGCATGGCTTCTTAAATTTTCCGGAATTAAAACTTCCGTTTTGGTGGGTGGATACAGGGCCTACCGTCATTACATCAGGGAATCACTTAAGCAAGGCCCTCCAATCATTGTTCTGGGGGGGATGACCGGAAGCGGGAAAACAGAAATACTAAAGCATTTATCCTCGATTGGCGAGCAGGTTTTAGATTTTGAAGGTCTTGCTAACCACAAAGGGTCGGCTTTTGGATCCCTTGGCCAGGCTGATCAGCCCACAACCGAACAATTCGAGAACGACCTGGCATCGCAATGGATTACTTTTGATCCTCATAAGCCGGTTTGGATTGAGGATGAGAGCAGGAACATAGGAAAGATTATAATTCCCGAACTAATATTTATAAAAATGGCCGTTGCTCCAATAGTTTTCGTCGATGTCCCATTTGACTCCAGGGTTAAACGACTGTCTGTAGAATATGGCAATTTTGAAACCATTGAGCTTTCTGCCCTTATCCGGAAGATTGGAAGCCGGATGGGAGGCGATAAGGCCAATGCTGCAATACATGCTTTAGAACAGGGTAACCTCATCGGAGCGGTTTCCGCGGTATTGACTTATTACGACAAAGCTTATTTGTTCGGACTTTCTAAACGGGATAAAGGTAAAATTCACACGATCAACGTGGATAGTGAAGACATTCAATCAACTGCTGAAAAAATTGCGGGAATGATTCCGAATTTGAAATTTGAAATTTGA